From Caulobacter segnis, a single genomic window includes:
- a CDS encoding tyrosine phosphatase family protein, producing MRLLVGPITAVDRLLARASVDHVLTLLSPDADAPSIAAPRTLLRFNDIVEPRAGLVAPSAADVAAILALAGTATLLIHCHAGVSRSTAAAYILACAVRPPGREASLAKHLRAVCPEATPNALMVALADAALARDGAMRAAIADIGRGVDACEGTMIDWRLD from the coding sequence ATGAGACTGCTGGTCGGCCCGATCACCGCCGTCGACCGCCTGCTGGCCCGCGCATCGGTCGACCATGTCCTGACCCTGCTCTCGCCGGACGCCGATGCGCCATCGATCGCCGCCCCGCGCACGCTGCTGCGGTTCAACGACATCGTCGAGCCGCGCGCCGGCCTGGTGGCGCCGTCGGCGGCGGATGTCGCCGCGATCCTGGCGCTCGCGGGAACGGCGACCCTGCTGATCCACTGCCACGCCGGCGTCAGCCGCTCGACGGCGGCGGCCTATATCCTGGCCTGCGCGGTCCGGCCGCCCGGGCGAGAAGCAAGTCTGGCGAAGCACCTGCGCGCGGTCTGCCCCGAGGCCACGCCGAACGCCCTGATGGTAGCGCTAGCGGACGCGGCGCTGGCACGTGATGGCGCGATGCGCGCGGCGATCGCCGACATCGGCCGGGGCGTCGACGCCTGCGAAGGGACGATGATCGACTGGCGCCTGGACTAG
- the cobS gene encoding adenosylcobinamide-GDP ribazoletransferase: MTWARHQVRLLLCAVQFLTRVPTPNLANFKPDWITRSARYFPLVGQGVGLVSAMVLVGAERVWGGAVAAMLAIAVGLLITGAFHEDGLADTADGLGGGQTPARRLEIMKDSRVGTYGVCALVLCLATKGSVLASTSVPTAAVALLAAHGLGRAAAVVAMRATPYAPEGEAGKWKPVPRGVGLGEIVMAVLIAAWPLALLPAGAALAGVAGGALLAILMASLAKRLIGGHTGDVLGAIEQVFELGFLLGVAALV; the protein is encoded by the coding sequence ATGACCTGGGCGCGCCATCAGGTCCGGCTGCTGCTGTGCGCCGTGCAGTTCCTGACGCGCGTTCCGACGCCGAACCTGGCGAACTTCAAACCCGACTGGATCACCCGCTCGGCGCGGTACTTTCCTCTGGTCGGACAGGGCGTCGGCCTGGTCAGCGCCATGGTGCTGGTCGGGGCCGAGCGCGTGTGGGGCGGCGCGGTGGCGGCGATGCTGGCCATTGCGGTCGGCCTGTTGATCACCGGAGCGTTCCATGAGGACGGCCTGGCCGACACCGCCGACGGGCTGGGCGGCGGGCAGACGCCCGCGCGACGCCTGGAGATCATGAAGGACAGCCGGGTCGGGACCTATGGGGTCTGCGCGCTGGTGCTGTGCCTGGCGACAAAGGGCTCGGTGCTGGCCTCGACGTCGGTCCCGACCGCCGCCGTCGCCCTGCTGGCCGCTCACGGCCTGGGTCGCGCCGCCGCCGTCGTGGCCATGCGGGCGACGCCCTACGCGCCCGAGGGCGAGGCGGGCAAGTGGAAACCCGTGCCCCGGGGCGTAGGCCTGGGCGAGATCGTCATGGCGGTGCTGATCGCCGCCTGGCCGCTGGCGCTGCTGCCGGCGGGCGCGGCCCTGGCCGGCGTGGCGGGCGGCGCGCTCCTGGCGATCCTCATGGCGAGCTTGGCCAAGCGCCTTATCGGCGGCCACACCGGCGACGTGCTGGGCGCGATCGAGCAGGTGTTCGAACTGGGCTTCCTGCTGGGCGTGGCGGCGCTGGTATGA
- the cobT gene encoding nicotinate-nucleotide--dimethylbenzimidazole phosphoribosyltransferase: MNLPPVTPVDTAGAAAWRALLDGKAKPPGALGRVEDLAVQLGLIAGGPPPAFDKALLLVFAGDHGLTAEGVSAYPASVTQAMVATFLAGKASANAFAGAVGAELRVVDAGVDADLPAHPALRDEKVRRGTRNAAVEPALTPDEIGEALERGAQVAREAVAEGFEILALGEMGIGNTASAALVMHRLAPAPLADCVGRGTGHDDAGLALKLATLERAAARTDATAPEAVLAQFGGLEITMMAGAVLGAASARVPVLIDGFIVTAAALAAIRLNPAAKAYCVFCHQSAERGHQGMLQALDASPLLQLDLRLGEGTGALLALPIVRAASRLLSDVASLDDVMSGRL, from the coding sequence ATGAACCTTCCCCCTGTGACCCCGGTCGACACGGCCGGCGCGGCGGCGTGGCGCGCGCTGCTCGACGGCAAGGCCAAGCCGCCCGGCGCCTTGGGACGGGTGGAGGATCTCGCGGTCCAACTGGGCCTGATCGCGGGTGGACCGCCACCGGCCTTCGACAAGGCCTTGCTGCTGGTCTTCGCCGGGGATCACGGCCTGACCGCAGAGGGGGTGTCGGCCTATCCGGCCAGCGTCACCCAGGCCATGGTCGCCACCTTCCTGGCCGGCAAGGCCAGCGCCAACGCCTTCGCCGGCGCGGTCGGCGCCGAGCTGCGGGTGGTCGACGCCGGGGTCGACGCCGACCTGCCGGCGCATCCGGCCTTGCGCGACGAGAAGGTTCGGCGCGGGACCCGCAACGCCGCCGTCGAGCCGGCCCTGACGCCCGACGAGATCGGCGAGGCGCTGGAGCGTGGCGCGCAGGTCGCCCGGGAGGCGGTCGCCGAGGGTTTCGAGATCTTGGCGCTGGGTGAGATGGGTATCGGCAACACCGCCTCGGCCGCTCTGGTCATGCACCGGCTGGCCCCGGCGCCGCTGGCGGATTGCGTCGGGCGCGGAACGGGACACGACGACGCGGGCCTGGCCCTCAAGCTGGCGACGCTGGAGCGAGCGGCGGCTCGAACCGACGCCACGGCGCCCGAGGCTGTCCTGGCGCAGTTCGGCGGCCTGGAGATCACGATGATGGCCGGGGCGGTGCTTGGCGCGGCCTCGGCGCGGGTTCCGGTGCTGATCGACGGCTTCATCGTCACGGCGGCGGCCCTGGCGGCGATCCGGCTGAACCCGGCGGCCAAGGCCTACTGCGTATTCTGCCACCAGTCGGCCGAACGCGGGCATCAAGGGATGCTGCAGGCGCTGGACGCCTCACCGCTGCTGCAGTTGGACCTGCGCCTGGGCGAGGGGACCGGCGCGCTGCTGGCCCTGCCGATCGTGCGCGCGGCGTCGCGATTGCTGAGCGACGTCGCCAGCCTGGACGACGTCATGAGCGGTCGCCTGTGA